In Drosophila simulans strain w501 chromosome X, Prin_Dsim_3.1, whole genome shotgun sequence, one DNA window encodes the following:
- the LOC6724963 gene encoding basement membrane-specific heparan sulfate proteoglycan core protein isoform X19 has translation MGRRLRAAFWLLAVLIVIEKPQKSVARGTYLSYGECQANEFRCNNGDCIDARKRCNNVSDCSEGEDENEECRCYANQFRCDNGDCVSGSAPCNGYSECSDHSDEIHCGETPKCMPNQFRCNSGQCVSSSVRCNGRTDCRDSSDEQNCGHRHTEVSQGLGTTGVFTTSTTSTTAMTPLRIICPPTSFKCENGPCISLGLKCNGRVDCPYDGSDEADCGQISNDIDPADNSNDRKSNQLNLKTYPDSQIIKERYIREGREVIFRCRDEGPARAKVKWSRPGGRPLPPGFTDRNGRLEIPNIRVEDAGTYVCEAVGYANYIPGQQVTVNLNVERSWGENKYEELRSNRIRYGTVPHIDLEFFGLACTEYQATCMNGECIDKSSICDGNPDCSDASDEQSCSLGLKCQPNQFLCSNSKCVDRTWRCDGENDCGDNSDETSCDPEPSGAPCRYNEFQCRSGHCIPKSFQCDNVPDCTDGSDEVGCMAPLPIRPPPQSVSLLEYEVLELTCVATGTPIPTIVWRLNWGHVPDKCESKSYGGTGTLRCPDMRPQDSGAYSCEIINTRGTHFVNPDTIVTVSPVRTDVCEAGFFNMLARKAEECVQCFCFGVAKACDSANLFTYAIHPPILSHRVVSVELSPLRQIVINEAAPGQDLLTLLHGVQFRATNVHFSGRETPYLALPAEYMGNQLKSYGGNLRYEVNYRGSGRPVNGPDVIITGNRFTLTYRVRTQPGQNNRVSIPFVPGGWQKPDGRKASREEIMMILANVDNILIRLGYLDSTAREVDLINIALDSAGTADKGLGSASLVEKCSCPPGYVGDSCESCASGYVRQPGGPWLGHCVPFIPEPCPSGTYGDPRRGVPCKECPCPLTGSNNFASGCQQSPDGDVVCRCNEGYTGRRCEQCAAGYQGNPLAPGGICRRIPDTSCNVDGTYSVHSNGTCQCKDSVIGEQCDTCKSKSFHLNSFTYTGCIECFCSGVGLDCDSSTWSRDQVTSTFGRSRVDHGFALVTNYMQPTPDTVPVSMAGEPNALSFIGSAEQSGNTLYWSLPAAFLGNKLSSYGGKLTYTLSYSPLPNGIMSRNSAPDVVIKSGEDLRLIHYRKSQVVPSVANTYSVEIKESAWQRGDEVVANREHVLMALSDITAIYIKATYTTSTKEASLRQVTLDVATPTNLGTPRAVEVEQCRCPEGYLGLSCEQCAPGYARDPEGGIYLGLCRPCECNGHSKYCNSDTGDCEECANNTEGPSCERCKAGYVGDATRGTIYDCHLDEDYPMPIDPEPGNQTLQCTAYCQIEGIYDCRGNDCLCKRNVIGDRCDQCRPGTYGLSAQNQDGCKECYCSGLASQCRSAALYRQLIPVDFILNAPLITDENGLVQDTENLIPDISRNMYTYAHPSYLPKYWSLRGSVLGNQLYSYGGRLAYSLIVESHGNYERGHDVVLIGNGLKLIWSRPEGNENQEEYNVQLHEDEQWTRQDRESARPASRSDFMTVLSDLQHILIRATPKVPTQRTSIGNVILESAVTTKTPGATHASDIELCQCPSGYTGTSCESCAPLHYRDASGACSMCPCDASNTESCDLVSGGYVECRCKPRWKGDRCREIDTSPIIEEPPQICDLSRGFCCSGFQFDIAPNETISFNDTLQIYKGNRIIGNMTKLRYGCPSRDTSDPTDNSTDDPVLTQIIVSIQKPEITIVPVGGSMTLSCSGRMRWSNSPVIVNWYKENSRLPENIEVQGGNLYLYDLQISDSGVYICQAVNNETASVFKDTVSITITRYAQEMLARYEKDQLSPAEIVNLPSHVTFEEYVSNEIICEVLGNPAPRVTWARVDGHADAQSTRTYDNRLIFDSPRKSDEGRYRCQAENEQNRDEKYVIVYVQSNPPQPPPQQDRLYITPEEINGLAGETFQLNCQFTSVASLRYDWSHNGRSLSSSPARNVQIRGNTLEVREASESDSGIYTCVAYDVRTRRNFTESARVNIDRREEQPFGNKPVIESLEQNILIIQGEDYSITCEASGSPYPSIKWAKVHDFMPENVHISGNVLTIYGARFENRGVYSCVAENDHGSDLSSTSIDIELHKSGVGNKTGPHSLILILIGATTVVYLLAARERPSVKIVSAPLQTFSVGAQASLYCRVEGIPDPTIEWVRVDGQPLSPRHKSQSPGYMLIDDIQLEDSGNYECRAKNIVGEATGVATITVQEPTLVQILPDNRDIRLTEGDELSLTCVGSGVPSPEVEWVNEMELKRDLYSPPSNEAILKIYRVTKADAGIYTCHGKNEAGSDEAYVRVEVKERRGDIGGVDDDSDRDPIIQNPAQPQHPGIQQPGSNQLLATDFGDNVTLTCDVFQTLNTLWERVDGAPLPRNAYTIRNRLEIVRVEQQNLGEYRCNGIGRDGNVKAYLVKELVLLPLPRIRFYPNIPLTVDVGQNLDVHCQVENVNPEDVHWSTDNNRPLPSSVRIVGSVLRFVSITQAAAGEYRCSAFNQYGNRSQIARVAVKKPADFHQVPQSQLQRHREGENIQLRCSVTAQYGVKAQGNVEFNWFRDDRRPLPNNARTDSQVLVLTNLRSEDAGRYICNSYDVDRGQQLPEVSIDLQVLRAPQYPYNRFKGGVSLKDTPCMVLYICADFKSSKLSPAKPITSGPATTRAPAISYVCQPNDFKCVSHPHTCVRANMVCDGIYDCTDHSDEFNCIGGKGGGKSGSDSGSGSFKRWKKSPEQGRRSPAKAVKEWKLRKRSFAATPPPNSPIYLPPQLPAKSRDYSLKLDEQSSNLRAGESTDVECYSSDDTYTDVVWERSDGAPLSNNVRQVGNHLVISNVAPSDAGNYVCKCKTDEGDLYTTSYKLEVEDQPHELKSSKIVYAKVGANADLHCGADESRQPTYRWSRQYGQLQAGRSLMNEKLSLDSVQANDAGTYICTAQYADGETADFPNILVVTGAIPQFRQEPRSYMSFPTLPNSSFKFNFELTFRPENGDGLLLFNGQTRGSGDYIALSLKDRYAEFRFDFGGKPMLVRAEEPLALNEWHTVRVSRFKRDGYIQVDEQHPVAFPTLQQIPQLDLIEDLYIGGVPNWELLPADAVSQQVGFVGCISRLTLQGRTVELIREAKYKEGITDCRPCAQGPCQNKGVCLESQTEQAYTCICQPGWTGRDCAIEGTQCTPGVCGAGRCENTENDMECLCPLNRSGDRCQYNEILNEHSLNFKSNSFAAYGTPKVTKVNITLSVRPASLEDSVILYTAESTLPSGDYLALVLRGGHAELLINTAARLDPVVVRSAEPLPLNRWTRIEIRRRLGEGILRVGDGPERKAKAPGSDRILSLKTHLYVGGYDRSTVKVNRDVNITKGFDGCISRLYNFQKPVNLLADIKDAANIQSCGETNMIGGDEDSDNEPPVPPPTPDVHENELQPYAMAPCASDPCENGGSCSEQEDVAVCSCPFGFSGKHCQEHLQLGFNASFRGDGYVELNRSHFQPALEQSYTSMGIVFTTNKPNGLLFWWGQEAGEEYTGQDFIAAAVVDGYVEYSMRLDGEEAVIRNSDIRVDNGERHIVIAKRDENTAILEVDRMLHSGETRPTSKKSMKLPGNVFVGGAPDLEVFTGSRYKHNLNGCIVVVEGETVGQINLSSAAVNGVNANVCPALWSPSSLVHQEIGTDVVMDHHVIGKDLSFFDELDQPPPVHILYPRPKINEFPTNKAPRVVLPLSLSLSILLLSCRLSVISLCLLPAPS, from the exons GCTGTTACGCAAACCAATTCCGCTGCGACAATGGTGACTGCGTTTCCGGATCCGCTCCCTGCAACGGATATTCCGAGTGCAGTGACCACTCCGATGAGATCCACTGTGGCGAAACCCCGAAGTGTATGCCCAACCAATTCCGCTGCAACAGTGGCCAGTGCGTGAGCTCCTCAGTGCGATGCAACGGACGAACCGATTGCCGCGATAGCTCCGACGAGCAAAATTGCG GTCATCGTCATACAGAGGTCAGTCAGGGCCTGGGAACCACTGGAGTTTTCACCACCTCCACGACCAGCACCACTGCCATGACGCCACTGAGAATCATCTGCCCGCCAACCTCATTTAAATGCGAAAACGGTCCCTGCATTTCGCTGGGTCTCAAATGCAATGGACGCGTTGATTGTCCATATGATGGTAGCGATGAGGCGGATTGTGGTCAAATCAGCAACGATATCGATC CCGCCGACAACAGCAATGATCGCAAATCAAACCAACTGAATCTCAAGACCTATCCCGACAGCCAGATCATCAAGGAGA GATATATTAGGGAGG GTCGCGAGGTCATCTTCCGTTGCCGAGATGAAGGACCCGCCCGCGCCAAGGTCAAATGGTCCCGCCCAGGCGGACGACCTCTGCCACCTGGCTTCACCGATCGGAACGGCCGCCTGGAGATTCCCAATATCAGG GTCGAGGATGCCGGTACTTATGTTTGCGAGGCTGTGGGCTATGCCAACTATATTCCCGGCCAGCAGGTCACCGTCAACCTCAACGTCGAGCGCT CCTGGGGCGAAAATAAGTACGAGGAGCTACGTTCCAATCGCATACGATACGGAACTGTGCCGCACATCGATCTAGAGTTCTTCGGACTAG CCTGCACGGAATATCAGGCCACCTGCATGAACGGCGAGTGTATTGACAAGTCGTCCATCTGTGACGGAAATCCGGACTGTTCGGACGCCTCCGATGAGCAAAGCTGCAGCTTGGGTCTCAAGTGCCAGCCCAACCAGTTCCTGTGCTCGAACTCCAAGTGCGTGGACCGCACCTGGCGATGCGATGGCGAGAATGACTGCGGAGATAATTCCGATGAGACCTCCTGCGATCCGGAGCCAAGTGGCGCTCCCTGCCGCTATAATGAATTCCAGTGTCGCAGTGGTCATTGTATACCCAAGAGCTTCCAGTGCGACAATGTTCCTGATTGCACGGACGGTTCCGATGAAGTTGGATGCA TGGCACCATTGCCAATCCGCCCTCCACCCCAATCTGTTTCCCTGTTGGAGTACGAGGTGCTCGAGCTTACGTGTGTGGCCACCGGAACCCCCATTCCCACAATCGTGTGGCGTCTGAACTGGGGTCATGTGCCCGATAAGTGCGAGTCAAAGAGCTACGGTGGAACCGGAACACTTCGTTGTCCGGACATGAGGCCGCAGGACAGTGGAGCTTACTCGTGCGAAATTATTAACACACGCGGCACCCACTTTGTGAACCCGGACACCATTGTTACCGTTAGTCCCGTGCGTACAGATGTGTGCGAGGCTGGATTCTTCAATATGTTAGCCCGCAAAGCGGAGGAGTGCGTCCAGTGCTTCTGCTTCGGAGTAGCTAAGGCCTGCGACAGTGCCAACTTATTTACGTATGCCATCCACCCGCCGATCCTTTCACACCGCGTTGTCAGTGTTGAGCTGAGTCCACTTCGACAGATTGTGATCAATGAGGCAGCCCCTGGCCAGGACCTGCTCACACTGCTCCATGGCGTTCAGTTCAGGGCCACCAATGTTCACTTCAGCGGTCGGGAGACGCCTTATTTGGCCTTGCCCGCGGAGTACATGGGCAACCAGCTCAAGTCTTATGGCGGAAATCTACGCTACGAGGTTAACTACCGAGGCAGCGGAAGACCCGTCAACGGTCCAGATGTAATAATCACTGGCAATCGCTTTACACTTACTTATCGAGTTCGCACTCAGCCGGGTCAAAACAACAGAGTGAGCATTCCATTCGTGCCAGGAGGTTGGCAAAAGCCCGATGGTCGCAAGGCGTCGCGTGAGGAGATCATGATGATTCTGGCCAATGTTGACAATATCCTGATCCGACTCGGATACCTGGATAGCACCGCTCGCGAAGTGGATCTTATAAATATTGCCTTGGACTCGGCAGGCACTGCCGATAAGGGACTGGGTAGTGCGTCTCTCGTGGAGAAGTGCTCGTGCCCACCTGGTTATGTTGGTGATTCGTGTGAGTCCTGTGCCTCCGGTTATGTGAGACAGCCCGGTGGACCTTGGTTGGGTCACTGTGTGCCGTTCATCCCTGAACCTTGCCCATCCGGAACCTATGGAGATCCCCGCCGTGGTGTGCCCTGCAAGGAGTGTCCTTGTCCACTAACCGGCAGCAATAACTTTGCCAGCGGCTGTCAACAAAGTCCTGATGGCGACGTGGTTTGCCGATGTAATGAGGGCTACACAGGCAGGCGGTGCGAACAGTGCGCCGCCGGATACCAGGGCAATCCTTTGGCTCCGGGAGGAATTTGCCGCAGAATACCCGATACTTCATGCAACGTGGATGGTACGTACTCCGTTCATTCCAATGGAACCTGCCAGTGCAAGGACAGCGTAATTGGCGAACAGTGCGACACTTGCAAATCAAAGAGTTTCCACCTCAATTCGTTCACCTATACCGGTTGCATCGAGTGCTTCTGCAGCGGAGTGGGCTTGGACTGCGATAGCAGCACGTGGTCTCGCGATCAAGTAACGAGCACGTTCGGAAGATCACGCGTCGATCACGGATTTGCTTTGGTTACTAACTATATGCAACCTACGCCAGACACCGTACCTGTCTCAATGGCCGGAGAACCCAATGCGTTAAGCTTTATAGGATCGGCTGAGCAATCTGGAAATACGCTCTACTGGAGTCTGCCAGCCGCCTTTTTGggaaacaaactttcttcatATGGAGGCAAGCTGACTTACACCCTAAGTTACAGTCCGCTGCCCAACGGCATTATGTCCCGGAACAGTGCCCCCGATGTGGTGATCAAGAGTGGCGAGGATCTAAGGCTCATCCATTATAGGAAATCCCAGGTTGTCCCCAGTGTGGCCAACACCTATTCCGTGGAAATCAAGGAAAGTGCCTGGCAGCGCGGCGACGAAGTGGTGGCCAACCGTGAGCACGTTCTGATGGCACTTAGCGATATTACGGCCATCTACATAAAGGCCACATACACCACTAGCACCAAGGAGGCCTCATTGCGACAGGTGACTTTGGACGTTGCCACTCCCACGAACCTTGGCACTCCCCGTGCCGTCGAAGTTGAACAGTGCCGCTGTCCAGAAGGCTATTTGGGTCTTTCTTGTGAGCAGTGCGCTCCTGGCTATGCCCGCGATCCGGAGGGCGGAATCTATCTGGGACTCTGCAGGCCTTGTGAGTGCAATGGACATTCCAAATATTGCAACAGCGATACCGGCGACTGCGAA GAATGTGCTAACAACACTGAAGGACCTAGCTGTGAGCGATGCAAAGCTGGATATGTGGGTGATGCCACCCGTGGAACAATTTACGACTGCCACCTCGATGAAGACTACCCGATGCCGATTGATCCGGAACCCGGCAACCAGACTTTGCAATGCACAGCCTATTGCCAAATAGAGGGCATCTATGATTGCCGCGGCAACGACTGCCTGTGCAAGAGGAACGTGATTGGTGATCGATGCGACCAATGCCGCCCTGGAACCTATGGACTGTCAGCTCAAAATCAGGATGGCTGCAAAGAGTGCTACTGCTCTGGGTTGGCCAGCCAGTGTCGTTCGGCAGCTCTCTACCGCCAGCTAATACCGGTGGACTTTATTCTTAACGCACCATTAATCACAGACGAAAACGGACTTGTCCAGGACACGGAGAACTTAATTCCCGACATATCTAGGAATATGTACACCTACGCGCACCCCTCCTATCTGCCCAAGTACTGGAGTCTTAGGGGAAGTGTGCTGGGCAACCAGCTATACTCGTACGGTGGCCGCCTGGCGTACAGTCTAATAGTGGAGTCACATGGCAACTATGAGCGTGGCCACGACGTCGTGCTTATTGGCAATGGACTGAAGCTCATCTGGTCGCGACCCGAGGGAAATGAGAATCAGGAGGAATACAATGTCCAACTGCACGAGGACGAGCAATGGACCCGCCAGGATCGCGAATCGGCACGACCGGCTTCTCGGTCTGATTTCATGACTGTGCTGTCGGATCTGCAGCACATCCTGATCCGAGCCACACCCAAAGTGCCCACACAACGTACTTCGATCGGCAATGTCATTCTGGAGAGTGCGGTGACCACAAAGACGCCAGGAGCAACGCATGCTTCCGACATCGAGTTGTGCCAGTGCCCATCCGGATACACGGGCACCTCCTGTGAATCCTGCGCACCTCTCCACTACCGCGATGCCAGCGGCGCTTGCAGCATGTGTCCTTGTGACGCTTCCAACACGGAGTCGTGTGACTTGGTCAGTGGCGGATACGTTGAATGTCGTTGCAAGCCACGTTGGAAGGGCGATCGGTGTCGCGAGATCG ACACATCGCCCATTATCGAAGAACCGCCCCAGATATGTGATTTAAGCAGGGGATTCTGTTGCAGCGGCTTTCAGTTCGATATCGCACCGAATGAGACAATCTCGTTCAATGACACACTGCAGATATATAAGGGCAACAGAATCATAGGAAATATGACCAAGCTGCGCTACGGCTGTCCATCGCGAG ACACCAGCGATCCAACGGATAACAGTACCGACGATCCCGTGCTCACCCAGATTATCGTGTCGATTCAAAAGCCTGAGATCACCATTGTGCCAGTGGGCGGTTCCATGACCCTCAGCTGTAGCGGTCGAATGCGTTGGAGCAAT AGTCCAGTTATTGTGAACTGGTACAAGGAGAACAGCCGTCTGCCAGAGAATATTGAAGTCCAAGGCGGAAATCTGTATCTGTACGACCTACAGATCAGCGATTCTGGAGTCTACATCTGCCAGGCCGTCAACAATGAAACCGCCAGCGTGTTTAAGGACACTGTATCCATTACCATAACCA GATATGCCCAGGAAATGCTGGCACGCTACg AGAAGGACCAGCTCTCACCGGCTGAGATTGTGAATTTACCGAGCCACGTTACATTTGAGGAATACGTGAGCAATGAGATCATCTGCGAAGTACTTGGCAACCCAGCACCCAGAGTCACCTGGGCGCGAGTGGATGGCCATGCGGATGCCCAAAGTACCCGGACATACGACAACCGCTTGATCTTCGACTCGCCAAGGAAGTCGGACGAAGGTCGCTATCGCTGCCAGGCGGAAAATGAACAGAACCGCGATGAGAAGTACGTGATCGTCTATGTCCAGAGCAATCCGCCCCAGCCGCCGCCGCAACAGGATCGCTTGTACATCACACCGGAGGAGATTAATGGCCTGGCCGGCGAGACCTTCCAGCTGAACTGCCAATTCACAAGTGTTGCCTCTCTGCGCTACGATTGGTCGCACAATGGTCGCTCCTTGTCCTCTTCGCCCGCGCGAAATGTTCAGATCCGAGGCAACACCCTGGAAGTTCGCGAAGCCAGCGAAAGCGATTCCGGCATCTACACCTGTGTGGCCTACGACGTCCGCACCCGCCGCAACTTCACCGAGAGCGCCCGTGTTAACATCGACCGACGCGAGGAACAACCATTTGG CAACAAACCGGTCATCGAGAGCTTGGAGCAGAATATCCTGATCATCCAGGGCGAGGACTATAGCATCACCTGCGAGGCGAGTGGATCGCCATATCCATCGATCAAGTGGGCCAAGGTGCACGACTTCATGCCCGAAAATGTGCACATCAGTGGCAACGTGCTGACCATCTATGGAGCACGATTCGAGAATCGTGGTGTCTACTCCTGCGTTGCCGAAAATGACCACGGATCCGATTTGTCCAGCACAAGTATCGACATTGAAC TGCACAAGAGTGGAGTTGGTAATAAGACAGGTCCGCACAGTCTGATCCTAATACTAATTGGTGCCACCACTGTGGTTTACTTGCTTGCAGCCCGGGAGCGGCCGAGTGTAAAGATTGTATCGGCGCCCCTGCAAACATTTTCGGTTGGCGCTCAGGCATCCCTCTACTGCAGGGTAGAGGGAATTCCCGATCCGACCATCGAATGGGTTCGTGTGGACGGCCAACCGCTGTCGCCGCGTCACAAGAGCCAGTCACCCGGCTACATGCT GATCGACGATATCCAGCTCGAGGACAGCGGCAACTACGAGTGTCGCGCAAAGAACATAGTTGGCGAGGCGACCGGCGTGGCCACCATTACCGTCCAGGAGCCAACTCTCGTCCAGATATTGCCCGACAACAGGGACATTAGGCTCACGGAGGGCGATGAACTCTCACTGACCTGCGTGGGCAGCGGCGTCCCAAGCCCGGAAGTCGAATGGGTTAATGAAATGGAGTTGAAACGGGATCTCTACAGCCCCCCGAGCAATGAAGCGATCCTGAAGATATATCGAGTGACCAAGGCGGATGCAGGCATATACACCTGCCATGGCAAAAATGAGGCGGGTAGCGATGAAGCTTACGTTCGCGTGGAGGTCAAGGAACGGCGCGGAGATATCGGAGGAG TTGATGATGATTCCGACCGGGATCCAATAATTCAAAATCCGGCACAACCACAACACCCTGGCATCCAACAGCCGGGCAGCAACCAACTCCTGGCCACCGACTTTGGCGACAATGTGACCCTGACCTGCGACGTGTTCCAAACCCTGAACACGCTCTGGGAACGCGTCGACGGAGCACCACTGCCCCGAAATGCCTACACGATTAGAAACAGGCTGGAGATTGTGCGCGTGGAACAGCAAAATCTGGGCGAGTACCGCTGCAATGGAATCGGTCGCGATGGCAACGTTAAGGCCTATTTAGTTAAAGAGCTGGTCCTTCTGCCCCTGCCCCGAATCAGGTTCTACCCGAATATCCCGCTGACCGTGGATGTGGGTCAGAACTTGGATGTGCACTGTCAAGTGGAAAACGTGAATCCGGAGGACGTCCATTGGAGTACCGACAACAATCGACCACTGCCCAG TTCGGTTCGCATTGTGGGCAGCGTCCTGCGCTTCGTGTCCATCACACAGGCGGCTGCCGGTGAATACCGCTGCTCGGCCTTCAACCAATATGGAAACCGATCGCAGATCGCAAGAGTGGCGGTGAAGAAGCCCGCCGACTTCCATCAGGTTCCTCAGTCCCAGTTGCAACGGCACCGCGAGGGCGAAAACATCCAACTGCGATGCAGTGTGACCGCTCAATATGGCGTAAAGGCTCAAGGCAATGTTGAG TTCAACTGGTTCCGCGACGACAGAAGACCCCTGCCGAACAACGCCCGTACGGATAGCCAGGTCCTGGTGCTGACCAATTTGCGATCCGAGGATGCGGGTCGCTACATCTGCAACTCGTACGACGTGGACCGTGGGCAGCAACTGCCCGAAGTATCCATCGACTTGCAAGTACTAA GAGCTCCCCAGTATCCTTACAATCGGTTCAAGGGCGGTGTCTCCCTGAAGGACACGCCCTGCATGGTTCTGTATATTTGTGCAG ACTTCAAGAGCAGCAAACTGTCGCCCGCGAAGCCCATCACTTCCGGACCAGCCACCACTCGGGCTCCAGCCATCTCGTACGTGTGCCAACCCAACGACTTCAAGTGCGTTTCGCATCCGCACACTTGCGTCAGAGCCAACATGGTGTGCGATGGGATTTACGACTGTACGGATCACTCTGACGAGTTCAACTGCATCGGCGGCAAGGGAGGCGGCAAATCAGGATCCGACTCGGGATCGGGGAGCTTTAAGCGCTGGAAGAAGAGCCCAGAGCAAGGAAGGAGGAGCCCGGCGAAGGCCGTTAAGGAATGGAAGCTGAGGAAGCGCAGCTTCG CGGCTACCCCGCCACCCAACAGCCCCATCTACCTGCCGCCGCAATTGCCAGCAAAGAGCCGCGACTACAGCCTCAAACTGGACGAGCAGTCCTCGAACCTGCGAGCGGGTGAATCCACCGACGTCGAGTGCTACTCCTCCGATGACACCTACACAGACGTGGTCTGGGAACGCTCTGACGGGGCTCCACTCAGCAATAATGTCAGG CAAGTGGGAAATCATCTGGTGATCAGTAATGTGGCGCCAAGCGATGCCGGTAACTACGTGTGCAAGTGCAAGACGGACGAAGGGGATCTGTACACCACCAGCTACAAACTGGAGGTCGAGGATCAGCCGCATGAACTCAAGAGCTCCAAGATAGTTTACGCCAAGGTGGGCGCCAATGCCGATTTGCACTGCGGGGCCGATGAAAGTCGACAGCCCACCTACCGCTGGTCTCGCCAATACGGGCAACTTCAGGCTGGACGCAGTCTAATGAAC GAGAAACTGTCCCTGGACAGTGTGCAGGCAAACGATGCCGGTACGTATATTTGCACCGCTCAATACGCCGATGGTGAGACTGCGGACTTCCCCAATATCCTGGTTGTGACTGGGGCCATTCCCCAGTTCCGGCAGGAACCTCGCAGCTACATGAGCTTCCCCACGCTGCCAAACTCTTCGTTTAAGTTCAACTTCGAGCTGACCTTCCGACCGGAAAACGGCGACGGTCTTCTACTGTTCAACGGACAAACCCGCGGCAGTGGCGACTACATCGCACTTTCGCTCAAGGATCGCTATGCGGAGTTCCGCTTTGATTTTGGTGGTAAGCCAATGCTGGTGCGAGCTGAGGAACCACTGGCGCTGAATGAGTGGCACACGGTTCGTGTGAGTCGCTTCAAGAGGGATGGATACATCCAGGTGGACGAACAACATCCGGTGGCCTTCCCCACCCTGCAGCAGATACCCCAACTGGATCTGATCGAAGATCTGTATATCGGCGGAGTGCCCAACTGGGAGCTCCTGCCCGCCGATGCTGTTAGCCAGCAAGTTGGCTTCGTGGGCTGCATCAGTCGCTTAACCCTGCAAGGACGCACCGTGGAACTGATCCGTGAGGCGAAGTACAAAGAGGGCATCACGGACTGCCGGCCATGTGCGCAGGGACCTTGCCAAAATAAGGGAGTCTGCTTGGAGAGCCAGACCGAGCAGGCCTACACCTGCATTTGCCAGCCGGGTTGGACTGGAAGGGATTGTGCCATTGAGGGCACCCAGTGTACGCCCGGAGTCTGTGGCGCCGGACGTTGCGAGAATACGGAGAACGACATGGAGTGCCTGTGCCCACTGAACCGATCCGGAGATCGATGCCAATATAATGAGATCTTAAATGAGCACAGTCTCAACTTTAAGAGCAACAGCTTTGCGGCCTATGG AACTCCTAAAGTCACCAAGGTCAACATAACGCTCTCCGTACGTCCGGCAAGTTTGGAGGACTCCGTGATTTTGTATACTGCAGAATCGACTTTGCCCAGCGGCGATTACCTGGCACTGGTACTGCGTGGTGGTCACGCGGAGCTCTTAATAAATACGGCGGCTCGATTGGATCCCGTGGTAGTGCGATCTGCTGAGCCACTGCCTCTGAACCGCTGGACAAGAATTGAGATCAGACGTCGCCTGGGCGAAGGAATCCTACGGGTGGGCGATGGACCAGAGCGAAAGGCCAAGGCCCCAGGCTCGGATCGAATTTTGTCCCTTAAAACGCACCTCTATGTGGGCGGCTACGATCGCTCCACGGTCAAGGTCAATCGGGACGTGAACATCACTAAGGGCTTCGATGGCTGCATCTCCAGGCTATACAACTTCCAAAAACCTGTCAATCTCCTAGCGGACATCAAGGATGCGGCAAATATTCAGAGTTGTGGGGAGACTAATATGATCGGAGGCGACGAGGATAGCGACAATGAGCCACCAGTTCCGCCTCCAACTCCAGATGTTCACGAGAACGAACTTCAACCATATGCGATGGCACCGTGCGCCAGCGATCCATGTGAAAACGGGGGAAGCTGCAGTGAGCAGGAGGACGTGGCCGTATGCTCCTGTCCTTTCGGATTCAGTGGCAAGCACTGTCAGGAAC ACCTCCAACTGGGCTTCAATGCCTCGTTCCGAGGCGATGGGTACGTTGAGCTGAATCGAAGCCACTTCCAACCTGCTTTGGAGCAATCCTACACTTCTATGGGCATCGTCTTCACCACCAACAAGCCGAACGGTCTGCTGTTCTGGTGGGGCCAAGAGGCCGGAGAGGAGTACACCGGACAGGACTTCATAGCTGCCGCAGTGGTGGATGGCTATGTGGAGTACTCCATGAGGCTCGATGGCGAGGAGGCGGTGATCCGGAACAGCGATATCCGCGTAGACAATGGGGAGCGGCACATTGTGATCGCTAAGCGGGACGAAAACACCGCCATTCTAGAGGTCGATCGCATGCTGCATTCGGGCGAAACCCGACCCACCAGCAAAAAGTCGATGAAGCTGCCGGGCAATGTTTTTGTCG GTGGCGCTCCTGACCTCGAGGTGTTTACGGGTTCCCGATACAAGCACAATTTGAACGGCTGCATTGTGGTCGTCGAGGGCGAAACTGTGGGCCAAATTAATCTTAGTTCTGCTGCCGTTAACGGAGTGAATGCCAACGTCTGTCCCGC TCTATGGAGTCCTTCTAGCCTTGTGCACCAGGAGATCGGTACTGATGTAGTTATGGACCACCACGTGATTGGCAAGGATCTCAGTTTCTTCGACGAGCTGGATCAACCACCACCGGTGCATATCCTATATCCGCGTCCCAAAATCAACGAGTTTCCCACCAACAAGGCTCCTCGAGTGGTCCTACCACTATCACTTTCCTTATCGATACTCCTTTTGAGTTGTCGGTTATCGGTGATATCCTTGTGTCTATTGCCCGCTCCAAGCTAA